A part of Chitinivibrio alkaliphilus ACht1 genomic DNA contains:
- a CDS encoding MerR family transcriptional regulator, with translation MYYKQKEFCRLTGLTRKILLSYEKREILLPSWVDPRTGYRYYTDTEVRLGSKIAFSALSICPLMK, from the coding sequence ATGTACTATAAGCAGAAAGAATTTTGCCGCCTTACGGGATTAACAAGAAAAATACTTCTTTCATATGAAAAAAGAGAGATCCTTCTTCCTTCTTGGGTTGATCCTCGTACGGGATATCGATACTACACTGATACAGAGGTGCGACTGGGCTCAAAAATAGCTTTTTCCGCTCTCTCAATCTGTCCATTGATGAAATAA